Proteins co-encoded in one Arachis stenosperma cultivar V10309 chromosome 7, arast.V10309.gnm1.PFL2, whole genome shotgun sequence genomic window:
- the LOC130939281 gene encoding uncharacterized protein LOC130939281 — translation MGDSVFTLDLYHGGQMVSRKGGKEYLGGMVVEGLQFELDEWSLQEIVAALKEVGYTGNAKIWWNEPGVALKDGLRELKSDGDAMRMGKYVVEQEIKHCHVYAVSGCRQGNGVEITSTDEDYIPSDGEYSANDLVEIEVVSQSESSSEDNRFDDSADDGDHEDHFGFNVEKENQQGQHPNAFGGNSGSLGTDANNVDVGVGVENNTGGVTEDGAEIDVGDISSGYDTESLDNYDGDSDEPVRRKRYPRYNEADMSVDYEFRLGTEFKSIAEFKEAIKEHALLNGRDIRYVKNDQVRCRVKCKGLGGECPWMAFASKVGKSGCVRLKTLNSKHTCGRNYSGRLASSNWIAKKITNNISRGEDMKLGTVIQTIQEKYMANISVWKAYWARRKAREVVHGKAVQQYGRIRDYCAEVLRANPGSTLKLKLDRPSPTILPRFVRMYMCLDAVKKGFLAA, via the coding sequence ATGGGAGATTCTGTGTTTACTCTCGATCTCTACCATGGTGGTCAGATGGTTAGCAGGAAAGGAGGGAAAGAATACCTTGGTGGGATGGTAGTGGAAGGGTTGCAGTTTGAGTTAGATGAGTGGTCGTTACAAGAAATTGTTGCAGCGCTGAAAGAAGTTGGATACACAGGCAATGCTAAAATCTGGTGGAACGAACCTGGAGTTGCATTGAAGGATGGTCTTAGGGAGTTGAAGTCTGATGGAGATGCAATGAGAATGGGTAAGTATGTAGTGGAACAAGAGATTAAACACTGCCATGTGTATGCAGTTAGTGGATGTAGACAAGGAAATGGGGTTGAGATAACCTCAACTGATGAAGACTATATACCCTCTGATGGTGAGTACAGTGCTAATGATTTAGTTGAAATAGAAGTGGTAAGTCAATCAGAGTCTTCAAGCGAAGATAACAGATTTGATGACAGTGCGGACGATGGTGATCATGAGGATCATTTTGGCTTTAAtgttgaaaaagaaaaccaaCAAGGTCAGCATCCAAATGCCTTCGGAGGTAACAGTGGCTCATTAGGAACAGATGCTAATAATGTTGATGTGGGAGTTGGTGTTGAAAATAACACAGGAGGGGTGACTGAAGATGGAGCAGAAATTGATGTTGGTGATATTTCTTCCGGTTATGATACAGAGTCATTGGACAACTATGATGGAGATTCTGATGAGCCCGTAAGAAGAAAGAGGTATCCTAGATATAATGAAGCTGACATGAGTGTTGATTATGAGTTTCGGCTGGGGACTGAGTTTAAATCTATTGCTGAGTTTAAGGAGGCTATCAAGGAACATGCATTGTTGAATGGACGGGACATTAGATATGTCAAGAACGATCAGGTTAGATGCAGAGTCAAATGCAAGGGTTTAGGCGGAGAGTGTCCATGGATGGCATTTGCAAGTAAAGTAGGAAAATCTGGATGTGTTAGGCTGAAGACATTGAACAGTAAGCACACTTGTGGGAGGAACTACAGTGGCCGTCTTGCGTCCAGCAATTGGATTgctaaaaaaattactaataacATAAGTAGAGGAGAAGATATGAAGCTGGGGACTGTAATTCAAACTATTCAAGAAAAATACATGGCAAATATATCTGTGTGGAAAGCTTACTGGGCAAGAAGAAAGGCAAGGGAAGTGGTGCATGGGAAGGCAGTGCAGCAATATGGGAGGATCAGAGACTATTGTGCAGAGGTCTTAAGAGCAAACCCAGGATCGACATTGAAGCTGAAGTTGGATAGACCCTCTCCAACAATCCTACCAAGGTTTGTACGAATGTACATGTGTCTTGATGCTGTGAAGAAAGGATTCCTGGCTGCTTGA
- the LOC130939282 gene encoding uncharacterized protein LOC130939282: MEAGKFLGFMITQRGVEADPEKCQAILQMKSPGDIKDVQRLAGRLASLSRFLGASATKALPFFNLMKKGIAFEWTPACEEAFQHFKEILAAPPVLGKPKDGEPLYLYLAITGEALAAVLVLEEGRRQQPVYFVSRTLQGAELRYNKLEKLALALLTSSRRLKQYFQSHQIVVRTDQGIRQVLQKPDLAGRMMTWSIELSQYDIRYEPRQAIKAQAMADFLVEVAGDPAEDTNTRWKLHVDGASNQAFGGAGIILESPAGVVYEQSIKFEFPVSNNQAEYEALIGGLALATEVGATRLEICSDSQIVTFQVNGSYQARDPLLQKYLEKVRDLSRKFEEVTIQHVPRERNTRADLLSKLASTKPGEGNRSLIQGKMKEPAVTLHLSKLSPSWLDPITDFLENGKLPDSENDAKKLRREAARYAIIQGQLFRKGFNHPLLKCLHPDQTDYVLREVHEGCCGHHIGGKALARKLIRAGYYWPSMMADSVEFVRKCVKCQENANFHRAPASELRTLSRRPRASQIPYSRYRLLHEMDRSRTAGQYILVQLQEIRMEASHNTIWYSGSHHLGQWDAVHRQKIYRIPRRPGHKAEILLGGASPDKRLDSKKGAWADELPSVLWSYRTTEQSSTKETPFRLTYGTDAVIPVEIGEPSPRLLLKGVEETVEKDLIEETREMAHLAEAALKQRMALRYNAKALKRKFEENDLVLRRNDIGPPTPGEGKLAANWEGPYRIKEVIERGAYKLEKLNGKEVPRTWNADNLRRFYS, translated from the coding sequence ATGGAAGCAGGGAAATTCCTCGGATTCatgataactcagagaggggtGGAAGCCGACCCGGAGAAGTGCCAAGCGATACTCCAGATGAAGAGCCCGGGCGATATAAAGGACGTCCAAAGGTTAGCAGGACGGCTGGCCTCGCTGTCACGGTTCCTCGGAGCATCGGCAACAAAGGCCCTGCCGTTCTtcaacctcatgaagaaaggaATAGCGTTCGAATGGACACCCGCATGCGAGGAAGCCTTTCAGCACTTTAAGGAAATTCTGGCGGCACCCCCGGTCCTCGGGAAGCCAAAAGATGGGGAACCGTTATACCTTTATCTCGCTATAACAGGGGAAGCTTTGGCCGCGGTTTTGGTGTTAGAAGAAGGGAGGAGGCAGCAACCAGTCTACTTTGTCAGCAGGACCCTACAAGGGGCAGAATTGAGGTATAACAAACTGGAAAAGCTAGCTCTGGCACTCCTGACCTCTTCGCGGAGGCTAAAGCAGTACTTCCAAAGTCACCAGATTGTCGTAAGAACGGACCAAGGAATCCGACAAGTGCTCCAAAAACCCGACTtggcgggaagaatgatgaccTGGTCCATCGAACTTTCCCAATACGACATACGATACGAAccccggcaagccatcaaggcgcaGGCGATGGCGGATTTTTTGGTAGAAGTAGCGGGGGATCCGGCCGAAGACACGAacacacggtggaagctccatgttgacggagcctccaaccaaGCGTTCGGGGGCGCCGGGATCATCTTGGAGAGCCCAGCCGGGGTCGTGTATGAACAATCAATTAAGTTCGAGTTCCCCGTCTCAAATAAccaagcagaatatgaagcccttATAGGAGGTTTGGCCTTAGCAACAGAAGTTGGGGCAACGAGGTTAGAGATATGCAGCGACTCACAGATCGTCACTTTCCAAGTAAACGGGAGCTACCAAGCTAGGGACCCCCTGCTGCAGAAATACCTGGAAAAAGTCCGAGACTTGAGCCGGAAGTTTGAAGAAGTCACGATCCAGCACGTTCCgagagaaaggaacacacgggcagaTCTCCTGTCGAAATTGGCCAGCACTAAACCGGGAGAGGGCAACCGATCTCTCATCCAGGGGAAGATGAAAGAGCCGGCGGTCACACTACACCTCTCAAAGCTAAGCCCCTCCTGGCTGGACCCCATCACCGATTTCTTAGAAAACGGCAAGCTCCCCGACAGCGAAAACGACGCCAAGAAGCTAAGAAGGGAAGCTGCCAGATATGCCATCATCCAGGGTCAGCTATTCAGAAAAGGGTTCAACCACCCCCTACTGAAGTGTTTGCACCCCGACCAGACGGACTACGTTCTCAGGGAAGTCCATGAGGGGTGTTGCGGCCACCACATAGGAGGCAAAGCACTAGCAAGGAAGCTAATCCGAGCCGGATACTATTGGCCATCGATGATGGCCGACTCAGTGGAATTTGTCCGGAAGTGCGTCAAGTGTCAAGAAAACGCCAACTTCCATCGTGCGCCGGCCTCTGAACTTAGGACCCTTTCCCGTAGGCccagggcaagtcaaataccttaTAGTCGGTATCGACTACTACACgaaatggatagaagccgaaccGCTGGCCAGTATATCCTCGTCCAATTGCAGGAAATTCGTATGGAGGCAAGTCATAACACGATTTGGTATTCCGGAAGTCATCATCTCGGACAATGGGACGCAGTTCACCGACAAAAAATTTACAGAATTCCTCGCCGGCCTGGGCATAAGGCAGAAATTCTCCTCGGTGGAGCATCCCCAGACAAACGGTTGGACAGCAAAAAAGGCGCTTGGGCCGACGAGCTCCCCTCAGTCCTATGGTCCTACCGAACAACAGAGCAGTCCTCCACTAAAGAAACACCCTTTCGACTAACATACGGGACAGATGCTGTGATACCAGTAGAGATCGGGGAGCCGAGCCCACGACTACTCCTGAAGGGAGTAGAGGAAACTGTCGAAAAGGACCTGATAGAGGAAACCAGGGAAATGGCCCACTTGGCCGAAGCGGCATTAAAACAAAGAATGGCCTTACGTTACAATGCCAAAGCGCTCAAAAGAAAGTTCGAAGAAAACGACCTCGTTTTGAGGCGTAACGACATCGGCCCGCCAACCCCTGGGGAAGGCAAGCTGGCAGCAAATTGGGAAGGACCATACCGAATCAAAGAGGTAATCGAAAGAGGAGCATACAAGCTAGAAAAACTCAACGGCAAAGAGGTCCCGAGGACATGGAATGCAGATAACTTGAGAAGGTTTTATTCCTAA